In Halapricum desulfuricans, a single window of DNA contains:
- a CDS encoding RAD55 family ATPase: protein MIELTKTGIDGLDEILNGGIVKDSTTLVSGNPGAGKSILGLQYIYNGVDMFDEKGIYLSFEENQEDLREAAESIGLDKWPEYVERGDILVYDKRELLGEHDFSSSLDMLLEDFKDSEYERLVLDSLAMFNLFFDDERERRTYLLKFSDILKENGLTTLMTNEQGAVFPKSEIGLENYLTDGNIYLLQTPTDSGVKRYVWVAKMRKQDIETDIFPMEISWGGITVHDNASEFSMMNHGDSPLE, encoded by the coding sequence ATGATCGAACTCACGAAAACCGGCATCGATGGTCTGGACGAGATACTGAACGGCGGCATCGTGAAGGACTCGACGACGCTCGTCAGCGGGAACCCCGGGGCGGGAAAGAGCATTCTCGGATTGCAGTACATCTACAACGGCGTCGACATGTTCGACGAGAAGGGAATCTATCTCTCCTTCGAGGAAAACCAGGAGGACCTCCGTGAAGCCGCTGAATCGATCGGACTCGACAAATGGCCGGAATACGTCGAACGCGGCGACATCCTCGTCTACGACAAGCGGGAACTCCTCGGGGAACACGACTTTTCGTCTTCACTTGATATGTTGCTCGAAGATTTCAAAGACAGCGAATACGAACGGCTCGTGCTGGATTCGCTTGCGATGTTCAACCTCTTTTTCGACGACGAGCGCGAACGTCGCACGTACCTCCTGAAGTTCTCTGACATTCTGAAAGAGAACGGGTTGACGACGCTGATGACCAACGAGCAGGGGGCTGTCTTCCCGAAAAGCGAGATCGGGCTCGAGAACTACCTGACCGACGGGAACATCTACCTGCTCCAGACCCCGACCGACTCCGGCGTCAAGCGATACGTCTGGGTCGCGAAGATGCGAAAGCAGGACATCGAGACGGACATCTTCCCGATGGAGATCTCCTGGGGCGGGATCACCGTTCACGACAACGCCAGCGAGTTCTCGATGATGAACCACGGCGACTCGCCGCTCGAGTGA
- a CDS encoding chemotaxis protein CheW — MSDATNQVLEFQLGDETYCVSIDYVTEIVDVGELTSVPNAPPHVEGVMDLRGHTTSIVNPKVVFDIDGGDPSRIIVFDPEIADDEQGAVGWLVDEVHQVSQVDPENVDRSPTSDDVDSVRGVVKRDGGFVIWVNPDAIRTA; from the coding sequence ATGTCAGACGCAACGAATCAGGTCCTCGAATTCCAGCTCGGGGACGAGACCTACTGCGTGAGCATCGATTACGTGACGGAAATCGTCGACGTCGGGGAGTTGACATCGGTTCCGAACGCCCCACCGCACGTCGAGGGAGTCATGGATCTTCGGGGGCATACGACCTCGATCGTCAATCCGAAGGTGGTCTTCGATATCGACGGCGGTGATCCGTCCCGCATCATCGTCTTCGATCCGGAAATCGCCGACGACGAACAGGGAGCAGTCGGCTGGCTCGTCGACGAGGTCCATCAGGTGAGCCAGGTCGATCCCGAAAACGTCGATCGATCGCCGACCAGCGACGACGTCGACTCGGTCCGCGGCGTCGTCAAGCGCGACGGCGGATTCGTCATCTGGGTGAATCCGGACGCGATCCGGACCGCCTGA
- a CDS encoding protein-glutamate methylesterase/protein-glutamine glutaminase: protein MPRSSPRAVVADDSHFMRSVISDILSEGGIEVVAQAKNGREAVEAVREHDPDVVTMDVEMPEMDGIEAAERIMARQPTPILMLSAHTDEDADVTFEALQKGAVDFFTKPGGEVSMEMSRLKDQLVDIVRSVAQAEPRAGDTAEAETDDSSQSHTRYGGRPTLVVGSSTGGPTVVEQVMSSLPVEASLRVLIVQHMPGGFTGRFAERLDARSEYDVSEARDGARISAGEALVAAGDRHMEVANYSHGRLRVALTDDPPVNSVRPSVDVTMQSAARTVDDQLIGVILTGMGQDGADGIRALKEHGGRTIAQDEASSAVFGMPKRAIETGCIDTVTSIESIPTAVLDAIPQEVH, encoded by the coding sequence ATGCCACGATCATCGCCGCGGGCTGTCGTCGCCGACGACTCGCATTTCATGCGGAGCGTCATCTCCGACATTCTCTCGGAGGGCGGGATCGAGGTGGTCGCGCAGGCGAAGAACGGTCGCGAGGCCGTCGAAGCCGTCCGCGAGCACGACCCCGATGTCGTCACGATGGACGTCGAGATGCCGGAGATGGATGGGATCGAAGCCGCCGAACGGATCATGGCCCGGCAGCCGACGCCGATCCTGATGTTGAGCGCGCACACAGACGAAGACGCCGACGTCACCTTCGAGGCCCTCCAGAAAGGAGCAGTCGACTTCTTCACCAAACCCGGCGGCGAGGTCTCGATGGAGATGTCCCGGCTGAAAGACCAACTCGTCGACATCGTTCGATCGGTCGCACAGGCAGAGCCGCGAGCGGGCGACACCGCGGAAGCCGAGACCGACGATTCGTCCCAGTCGCACACCCGATACGGCGGCCGGCCGACGCTCGTCGTCGGCTCCTCGACCGGCGGTCCGACGGTCGTCGAGCAGGTCATGTCGTCGTTGCCGGTCGAGGCGTCGCTGCGCGTGCTGATCGTCCAGCACATGCCCGGCGGCTTCACCGGCCGGTTCGCGGAGCGGCTGGACGCCCGAAGCGAGTACGACGTCTCCGAAGCGCGCGACGGAGCTCGCATCTCCGCCGGCGAGGCGCTCGTGGCCGCCGGCGACCGACACATGGAAGTCGCAAACTACAGTCACGGTCGGCTTCGGGTGGCGCTCACTGACGATCCGCCGGTCAACAGCGTCCGACCGTCCGTCGACGTGACGATGCAGTCCGCCGCCCGGACGGTCGACGACCAGTTGATCGGCGTCATCCTCACCGGCATGGGCCAAGACGGTGCCGACGGCATCCGTGCGCTCAAAGAACACGGCGGACGAACGATCGCACAGGACGAGGCCAGTTCGGCGGTGTTCGGGATGCCAAAGCGGGCGATCGAAACAGGCTGTATCGATACGGTCACCTCGATCGAATCGATTCCGACGGCCGTTCTCGACGCGATACCACAGGAGGTTCACTAA
- the cheA gene encoding chemotaxis protein CheA yields MDDQYLDAFIRESEEAITELNNSLLELESDPENTEAMDSIFRTAHTLKGNFGAMGFDDASELAHAIEDLLDEMRDDQLEVTPEIMDLIFAGVDRIEAIVHEIDETGQSTADTDAIVADIRGVMNEDAVGSETDDERTAGSSHDPSELIAGAELPDVDGPVYHAAVSVGDSQMPGVDAMLALESIEEELDVLGTDPSREAVEDGDFEDTFGVFLAGAQQSAVEAALSATGKIEDATVTDVTDAVEAQGSNGKGSSVADGTSGGKASSGDGAKRATADSPDADTATAGSTQSAGADDGQETGSVEEIKSVRVDVDQLDELHGLVEQLVTSRIKLRRAVEHDHLDSASENLNELDKITANLQNTVMDMRLIPLRKVVGKFPRLVRDLSRDLGKEVDFTIEGEDIELDRTILTEISDPLMHILRNSVDHGIEPPEERERLGKPRTGEVTLSASRERDHVIIEVADDGGGLDVDAIREQALDRGVRSPDEIEAMTDSDLYDLIFHPGFSTAEEVTDTSGRGVGMDVVHDTVTKLDGSVNVESTPGEGTTVSLRLPVTMAIVKVLFVEVGDEQYGIPIKNVDEITQATEAQTINGTEVIKHNDDIYPVVDLAETFDVPGETKNGDGMLVRIRESERRVALHCDSVESQEEVVVKPLEGLLSGTPGLSGTAVLGDGNIVHILDVVTL; encoded by the coding sequence ATGGACGATCAGTATCTCGATGCGTTCATCCGCGAGAGCGAGGAAGCGATCACCGAGCTGAACAACTCGCTGCTCGAACTCGAATCGGACCCCGAAAACACCGAGGCGATGGACTCCATCTTTCGGACGGCACACACGCTGAAGGGTAACTTCGGCGCGATGGGTTTCGACGACGCCTCCGAGCTCGCGCACGCGATCGAGGACCTCCTCGACGAGATGCGCGACGACCAACTAGAGGTCACCCCGGAGATCATGGACCTGATCTTCGCCGGCGTCGACCGGATCGAGGCGATCGTCCACGAGATCGACGAGACCGGCCAGTCGACGGCCGATACCGATGCCATCGTCGCCGACATCCGTGGGGTCATGAACGAAGACGCTGTCGGGAGCGAGACGGACGACGAACGAACCGCCGGGTCGAGTCACGACCCGTCGGAGCTGATCGCCGGGGCCGAACTCCCGGACGTCGACGGTCCGGTCTATCACGCAGCAGTGTCGGTCGGTGACTCACAGATGCCGGGCGTCGACGCGATGCTGGCGCTGGAGTCGATCGAGGAAGAACTGGACGTTCTCGGGACCGACCCGTCCCGTGAGGCGGTCGAAGACGGTGATTTCGAAGACACCTTCGGGGTGTTCCTCGCGGGCGCACAGCAGTCCGCGGTCGAAGCGGCCCTGAGTGCCACGGGCAAGATCGAAGATGCGACCGTGACCGACGTAACCGACGCCGTCGAGGCGCAGGGTTCCAACGGGAAGGGGTCGTCCGTGGCAGATGGTACCTCCGGCGGTAAGGCGTCGTCCGGCGACGGGGCGAAACGGGCGACTGCGGACAGCCCGGACGCCGATACCGCGACCGCCGGTTCGACACAGTCGGCGGGTGCCGACGACGGCCAGGAGACCGGTTCGGTTGAGGAGATCAAGTCCGTCCGGGTCGACGTCGACCAGCTCGACGAACTGCACGGACTGGTCGAACAGCTCGTGACGAGCCGGATCAAGCTCCGGCGGGCAGTCGAACACGACCATCTCGACTCGGCCTCGGAGAACCTCAACGAACTCGACAAGATCACGGCGAACCTCCAGAACACGGTCATGGACATGCGGCTGATCCCGCTGAGGAAGGTCGTCGGGAAGTTCCCGCGACTGGTCCGGGACCTCTCACGTGACCTCGGCAAGGAGGTCGACTTCACGATCGAGGGTGAGGACATCGAACTCGATCGGACGATCCTCACAGAGATTTCCGATCCCCTGATGCATATCCTGCGCAACTCGGTCGACCACGGGATCGAACCCCCCGAAGAACGGGAGCGACTCGGCAAGCCCCGGACGGGGGAAGTGACGCTATCGGCCTCCCGGGAGCGCGATCACGTCATCATCGAGGTCGCGGACGACGGGGGCGGACTCGACGTCGACGCGATCAGAGAGCAGGCCCTCGACCGGGGCGTCCGGTCGCCCGACGAGATCGAAGCGATGACCGACTCGGACCTCTATGACCTGATCTTCCATCCCGGCTTTTCGACGGCGGAAGAAGTCACTGATACGAGCGGCCGCGGGGTCGGGATGGACGTCGTCCACGACACCGTCACGAAGCTCGACGGCAGCGTCAACGTCGAGTCCACGCCGGGCGAGGGGACGACAGTCTCGTTGCGCCTGCCGGTGACAATGGCGATCGTGAAGGTGCTGTTCGTCGAGGTCGGCGACGAGCAGTACGGCATTCCGATCAAGAACGTCGACGAGATCACCCAGGCGACGGAAGCCCAGACGATAAACGGAACCGAAGTCATCAAGCACAACGACGATATCTACCCGGTCGTCGACCTCGCGGAGACGTTCGACGTGCCCGGCGAGACGAAAAACGGCGACGGGATGCTCGTCAGGATCCGCGAGTCCGAGCGACGGGTCGCGCTGCACTGTGACTCAGTCGAGAGTCAGGAGGAGGTCGTCGTCAAGCCGCTTGAGGGGCTCCTTTCGGGGACGCCCGGCCTCTCCGGGACGGCGGTGCTGGGCGACGGGAACATCGTCCACATCCTCGACGTGGTGACGCTGTAG
- a CDS encoding CheR family methyltransferase: MTRRSGSEQGFDQLLEYIGDELDFESGFYNDAYMDRRITARMRRTDTDSYRAYHRLLERDDGEREALLDSLSINVTGFFRNPEAWDGLRTVLRKLTDDRRQVNVWSAPSADGREPYSVAMLALDDPGIDADRIDVLGTDINHEILRTARSGVYETSKTTDIAEELEPLSQLDPYIQRDGNTFEVRDRVSELVSFEQHDLIRGESKGPFDLVLCRNLLIYIDSSYKVPIFETIEGSLRDGGYLMIGMTETIPAEMRETFEAADKQHRIYRKC, translated from the coding sequence ATGACGCGGCGATCGGGTTCGGAACAGGGCTTCGACCAGTTGCTCGAATACATCGGCGACGAACTGGACTTCGAGTCCGGGTTCTACAACGACGCCTACATGGATCGCCGGATCACCGCCCGAATGCGCCGGACGGACACGGACAGCTACCGGGCGTACCATCGGTTGCTCGAACGCGACGACGGCGAACGCGAGGCGTTGCTGGACTCGCTGTCGATCAACGTCACCGGGTTCTTCCGGAATCCCGAGGCCTGGGACGGCTTGCGGACGGTCCTTCGGAAACTGACCGACGACCGCCGGCAGGTGAACGTCTGGAGCGCCCCCAGCGCCGACGGGCGCGAGCCGTACTCAGTCGCGATGCTGGCGCTCGACGACCCGGGGATCGACGCCGACCGGATCGACGTCCTCGGGACCGACATCAATCACGAGATACTCCGAACGGCCCGATCGGGCGTCTACGAAACCTCGAAGACGACCGACATCGCCGAGGAACTCGAACCCCTCTCGCAGCTTGACCCGTACATCCAGCGGGACGGGAACACGTTCGAAGTCCGCGATCGCGTCAGCGAACTCGTCAGCTTCGAGCAACACGACCTGATCCGCGGCGAATCGAAGGGCCCGTTCGATCTCGTGCTGTGTCGGAACCTGCTGATCTACATCGACTCCTCCTACAAGGTGCCGATCTTCGAGACGATCGAAGGGTCGCTGCGCGACGGCGGCTACCTGATGATCGGGATGACCGAGACGATCCCCGCAGAGATGCGAGAGACCTTCGAAGCGGCGGACAAGCAACACCGGATCTACCGAAAGTGTTGA
- a CDS encoding HEAT repeat domain-containing protein: protein MSLYQLERDGDAQELIRLLRESDNPEIRTRAADLLGNLDDHDERRDIVNALVEAAETDDTDDVTAAAVDSLEALGGDAIEQLIASMAGVDFEEGADWVKAKAFTRALDSDVPELRMAAANGLGQFGESDTLPQLIEAFDDDDRRVRARAARAAGSIGDPRATDALEGLLDDRSPAVRREAADALGNVANRQALQALLSMYDDPDERVRRIAVGAFGNFDNGRPVEHLVEALSDESTVVRRTAVYSLIELLSNVPRQRSHEIRESIVDELSATEDATVVVPLVEILEESTQTAQRRNTAWLLGRVTDGEHERVVEALIDCLDDDDQMTSQFAATSLAQFDGDAVEDRLLDVVEDDARSSDVRAQAIFTLGKVGGQRTRETLESIIDETEDEQIRKRAFSAFSKLGGQAGDVL, encoded by the coding sequence ATGTCACTTTACCAGCTCGAACGCGACGGCGACGCCCAGGAACTCATTCGCTTGCTCCGGGAAAGCGACAACCCGGAGATACGCACGCGCGCGGCCGATCTACTCGGCAACCTCGATGATCACGACGAGCGCAGAGACATCGTGAACGCGCTGGTCGAGGCCGCCGAGACCGACGACACCGACGACGTGACGGCCGCCGCCGTCGACTCTCTCGAGGCGCTCGGCGGCGACGCGATCGAGCAGTTGATTGCCAGCATGGCCGGCGTCGACTTCGAGGAGGGGGCCGACTGGGTGAAAGCGAAGGCGTTCACCCGAGCGCTTGACAGCGACGTCCCGGAACTGCGCATGGCAGCCGCCAACGGACTCGGACAGTTCGGCGAGAGCGATACGCTGCCGCAGTTGATCGAGGCCTTCGACGACGACGACCGCCGAGTCCGCGCACGCGCCGCCCGGGCGGCGGGATCGATCGGCGACCCGCGCGCGACCGACGCACTCGAGGGGTTGCTCGACGACCGGAGTCCGGCCGTCCGGCGCGAGGCGGCCGACGCGCTCGGCAACGTCGCCAACCGGCAGGCGCTGCAGGCGTTGCTTTCGATGTACGACGACCCCGACGAGCGCGTCCGCCGGATCGCCGTCGGCGCGTTCGGCAACTTCGACAACGGTCGCCCGGTCGAACATCTCGTGGAAGCGCTTTCCGACGAGTCGACGGTCGTCCGCCGGACGGCGGTCTACTCGCTGATCGAGTTGCTCTCGAACGTCCCCCGCCAGCGCAGCCACGAGATCAGGGAGTCGATCGTCGACGAACTCAGCGCCACCGAGGACGCGACCGTCGTGGTCCCGCTCGTGGAGATCCTCGAGGAGAGCACCCAGACCGCCCAGCGACGCAACACGGCGTGGCTGCTCGGGCGGGTCACCGACGGCGAACACGAGCGGGTCGTCGAGGCGCTGATCGACTGTCTCGACGACGACGATCAGATGACCTCACAGTTCGCGGCCACCAGCCTCGCGCAGTTCGACGGCGACGCCGTCGAGGACCGGTTGCTGGACGTCGTCGAGGACGACGCCCGCAGCAGCGACGTGCGCGCACAGGCGATCTTCACGCTGGGGAAGGTCGGGGGCCAGCGCACTCGCGAAACGCTGGAGTCGATCATCGACGAGACCGAGGACGAACAGATCCGCAAGCGGGCGTTCTCGGCGTTCTCCAAGCTCGGCGGCCAGGCCGGCGACGTGCTGTGA
- a CDS encoding CheF family chemotaxis protein, giving the protein MAEGEQKLADVQGRFMQVVSDGRKASDVDWQSCRLLLSNKRLLILTNEGKQTIPLGKVTSIKSRGDVNEAIAQVSSYLSVQIGSDVYLVAPQDQEPFEEKLYGAILDQRVVYVKHPAVEGGVVQDTGWEKARLKLGDGTVDLAIASGQFVEVDRGDVGTVEVSEQTVNDSQRRVAEIEHLVEDTVVQTHVTGPGRVVAILAGLLGQENGPDADISKAEHEVLMALYSGVSPFKIPDFVGMDVDEIEEIYDELLEEGLLQEVRTRREVSLKPRGRNIASEVIENQ; this is encoded by the coding sequence ATGGCCGAGGGCGAACAGAAACTCGCGGACGTGCAAGGCCGGTTCATGCAGGTCGTCTCGGACGGCCGCAAGGCCAGCGACGTCGATTGGCAGTCGTGTCGCCTGCTGTTATCGAACAAGCGGCTGCTCATCCTGACCAACGAGGGCAAACAGACCATCCCGCTCGGGAAGGTCACCAGCATCAAGAGCCGCGGGGACGTCAACGAGGCCATCGCACAGGTGTCGAGTTACCTCTCGGTCCAGATCGGCTCGGACGTCTATCTTGTCGCCCCGCAGGACCAGGAGCCGTTCGAGGAGAAGCTGTACGGCGCAATCCTGGACCAGCGCGTCGTCTACGTCAAGCATCCCGCAGTCGAGGGCGGCGTCGTCCAGGACACCGGCTGGGAGAAAGCCCGGCTCAAACTCGGCGACGGAACGGTCGATCTGGCGATTGCCTCGGGCCAGTTCGTCGAGGTCGATCGCGGCGACGTCGGGACAGTCGAGGTGTCTGAACAGACCGTCAACGACAGTCAGCGCCGCGTCGCCGAGATCGAACACCTCGTCGAGGACACCGTCGTCCAGACGCACGTCACCGGGCCGGGTCGGGTCGTGGCGATCCTCGCCGGCCTGCTCGGCCAGGAGAACGGCCCCGACGCGGACATCAGCAAGGCGGAACACGAGGTGCTGATGGCGCTGTATTCCGGCGTTTCACCGTTCAAGATCCCCGATTTCGTCGGAATGGATGTCGACGAAATCGAAGAGATCTACGACGAACTCCTCGAAGAGGGACTCCTTCAGGAAGTGCGAACGCGACGCGAGGTGTCGTTGAAGCCACGCGGGCGCAACATCGCCAGCGAGGTCATCGAGAACCAGTGA
- a CDS encoding MFS transporter → MIGDSRFVSGLGSLFDADSYRYHAVYLTYFAASNGLVSFRNAFFEDVGLTGSQMGLLGALLVAGGLVAQPVWGVLADRFSATRAVLLVGVAVSGLGVLLFPLAAHVAWTFGVLAVATLVVSVFRAPIVPVANSMVLSQGVEYGHVRAVGSVAFGVGSLLLGWIVAGFGLDWVFYVYALGMGFVFAAVWSLSNPRADLSPDLRRDAIRLVTDRGFLLLLLVASLVAGSYSAGDAFLSVYLRDLTGGDATTGLAWLVKTVAEAVVFLALAGADLDNRAVLAGGAGATAAGYLVLGVTTAVPLAVGIQVLSGAGVALFLFAAVHMTHRYAPTALAATGQALLTSVGMGLGRIVGQLGSGWAVSAAGVRALYLVLAGTAAIATLASLGFQPRLAALLNLR, encoded by the coding sequence GTGATCGGTGACAGTCGGTTCGTCTCCGGGCTCGGGTCGCTTTTCGACGCGGACAGCTACCGGTATCACGCCGTCTATCTCACGTACTTCGCCGCCTCGAACGGGCTCGTCTCGTTCCGGAACGCCTTCTTCGAAGACGTCGGGCTCACGGGGTCGCAGATGGGGCTGCTCGGCGCGTTGCTCGTCGCCGGCGGGCTGGTCGCCCAGCCGGTGTGGGGCGTGCTCGCTGACCGGTTCAGCGCCACCCGGGCCGTGTTGCTGGTCGGCGTCGCCGTCTCGGGGCTCGGCGTCCTGCTGTTCCCGCTCGCCGCCCACGTCGCGTGGACGTTCGGCGTGCTCGCCGTCGCGACGCTCGTGGTCTCGGTGTTCCGGGCCCCGATCGTGCCGGTCGCCAACTCGATGGTCCTCTCGCAGGGCGTCGAATACGGGCACGTCCGGGCGGTCGGAAGCGTCGCGTTCGGGGTCGGGAGCCTCCTGCTGGGCTGGATCGTCGCCGGCTTCGGGCTCGACTGGGTGTTCTACGTCTACGCGCTCGGGATGGGCTTTGTCTTCGCCGCGGTCTGGTCGCTCTCGAATCCCCGGGCGGATCTCTCCCCGGACCTCCGGCGGGACGCGATCCGGCTGGTGACCGACCGCGGGTTCCTGCTGTTGCTGCTGGTCGCGTCGCTGGTCGCCGGTTCCTATTCGGCCGGCGACGCCTTCCTCTCTGTGTACCTCCGCGATCTCACGGGCGGCGACGCCACGACGGGGCTGGCGTGGCTCGTCAAGACCGTCGCCGAGGCAGTCGTCTTCCTCGCGCTCGCCGGGGCCGATCTGGACAACCGGGCGGTGCTGGCCGGCGGTGCCGGGGCCACGGCCGCCGGATATCTCGTTCTCGGCGTGACGACGGCCGTCCCACTCGCGGTCGGTATTCAGGTCCTGTCCGGTGCCGGCGTGGCGCTGTTCCTGTTCGCCGCGGTGCACATGACTCACCGGTACGCGCCGACGGCACTGGCCGCGACCGGCCAGGCGCTTTTGACCTCCGTGGGGATGGGGCTGGGCCGGATCGTCGGCCAGCTCGGGTCGGGCTGGGCTGTCAGCGCGGCGGGCGTCCGGGCGCTGTATCTCGTCCTGGCCGGGACCGCGGCGATCGCGACGCTCGCGAGTCTGGGCTTTCAGCCGCGACTGGCCGCACTCCTCAACCTGCGGTAG
- a CDS encoding DNA double-strand break repair nuclease NurA, which translates to MTLDPVHIEGIARLAGQLGRGVGDTDHQGLAETVWAEFLDPLYADGDPVLEPLGEQRRRVIGLEDAALAESPFDTQHGLDSGTINPTTFKNGLVLDVAQAAMSAVPSDLDLHRARTVVVSAHTNDTTIDLGGEWVAYDEGYTRQRVVQVPRVDRYAQTVVHALALYLAESHHAQLQADVVEDLLILDGPIYPTGLLKWADRHPELATLLRDHERPRSVIQNYVELVETFVDRDVPLIGFVKNSASNAITRAVRSETNAPWANDAALFAQVLARRDDDGDRRTDALTCTNWFQSRLGTDRPLSTQGGGLGLETELDREAYEVTFFVVYDPRLDVTYRIEAPYAVTRDEEIREALTRHILGEIAAERGPPLAVAKADELARIDREGKETLRQTIERQFDSERQRQYNDQRWGVDLDVGGL; encoded by the coding sequence ATGACGCTCGACCCGGTGCACATCGAGGGGATCGCGCGCCTCGCCGGCCAGCTCGGACGGGGCGTGGGCGACACCGACCACCAGGGGCTGGCAGAGACAGTCTGGGCGGAGTTCCTCGATCCGCTGTACGCCGACGGCGATCCCGTGCTCGAACCGCTGGGCGAGCAGCGCCGCCGGGTGATCGGACTCGAAGACGCCGCGCTCGCCGAATCACCGTTCGACACCCAGCACGGGCTGGACTCGGGAACGATCAACCCCACGACGTTCAAGAACGGGCTGGTGCTTGACGTCGCCCAGGCCGCGATGAGCGCCGTCCCCTCGGATCTGGACCTCCACCGCGCCCGCACCGTGGTCGTCAGTGCCCACACCAACGACACGACGATCGATCTCGGCGGTGAATGGGTGGCCTACGACGAGGGCTACACCCGCCAGCGAGTCGTGCAGGTGCCACGAGTCGACCGGTACGCCCAGACGGTCGTCCACGCGCTGGCGCTGTATCTCGCCGAAAGCCACCACGCGCAATTACAGGCCGACGTCGTCGAGGACCTGCTGATCCTCGACGGGCCGATCTATCCCACAGGACTGCTGAAGTGGGCCGATCGCCACCCCGAACTGGCGACGCTGTTGCGCGATCACGAGCGCCCGCGGAGCGTGATCCAGAACTACGTCGAACTGGTCGAGACGTTCGTCGACCGGGACGTGCCGCTGATCGGGTTCGTCAAAAACAGCGCGAGCAACGCCATCACGCGAGCCGTCCGATCGGAGACCAACGCCCCCTGGGCCAACGACGCCGCGCTGTTCGCGCAGGTGCTCGCTCGTCGAGACGACGACGGCGACCGCCGGACGGACGCGCTGACCTGCACGAACTGGTTCCAGTCGCGGCTCGGCACCGACCGGCCGCTCTCGACGCAAGGTGGCGGTCTGGGCCTCGAAACGGAACTCGATCGCGAGGCCTACGAGGTGACGTTCTTCGTCGTCTACGACCCCCGTCTCGACGTGACCTACCGGATCGAAGCCCCCTATGCGGTCACGCGAGACGAGGAGATCCGCGAGGCGTTGACCCGCCACATACTCGGCGAGATCGCCGCCGAGCGCGGTCCGCCACTGGCCGTGGCCAAGGCCGACGAACTCGCGCGTATCGACCGCGAGGGCAAGGAAACACTCCGGCAGACGATCGAGCGCCAGTTCGACAGCGAGCGCCAGCGCCAGTACAACGACCAGCGCTGGGGCGTCGACCTCGACGTCGGCGGCCTGTAG
- a CDS encoding SDR family oxidoreductase, which produces MGLLDDRVAVVTGGASGLGRSICKHFAAEGADVVVADLQAEPREGGTPTHELLEDEYDVEAAYVECDVTNKEDHEAAADAAEEFGGLDVWVNNAGVFRGEEFTEVTEDEYDWLMDINVKGVFFGAQVAIERMLEAGVEGDLINLSSVAGLEGSADFVTYCTSKGAARLMTYSLADKYGPEGINTNAIHPGIIDTKMVSEDVPIIGSETEEEFLQQVPKRRFGQPEDIADAAVYLASDMSDYVNGESLVVDGGQTNT; this is translated from the coding sequence ATGGGACTGTTAGACGATCGCGTGGCCGTCGTCACCGGCGGCGCAAGCGGACTCGGGCGTAGCATCTGCAAGCACTTCGCGGCGGAGGGGGCCGACGTCGTCGTCGCTGACCTCCAGGCCGAACCTCGCGAGGGCGGGACGCCGACACACGAATTGCTCGAAGACGAATACGACGTCGAAGCGGCCTACGTCGAGTGTGACGTCACGAACAAGGAAGATCACGAGGCCGCGGCCGACGCCGCGGAGGAGTTCGGCGGACTCGACGTCTGGGTGAACAACGCCGGCGTCTTCCGTGGCGAGGAGTTCACCGAGGTCACCGAAGACGAGTACGACTGGCTGATGGACATCAACGTCAAGGGCGTGTTCTTCGGCGCGCAGGTCGCCATCGAGCGCATGCTTGAGGCCGGCGTCGAGGGTGACCTCATCAACCTCTCAAGCGTCGCCGGACTGGAGGGATCGGCCGACTTCGTCACCTACTGCACCTCGAAGGGCGCGGCGCGGCTGATGACCTACTCGCTGGCTGATAAGTACGGCCCCGAGGGGATCAATACCAACGCCATCCACCCCGGGATCATCGACACGAAGATGGTCAGCGAGGACGTACCGATCATCGGCTCCGAGACCGAAGAGGAGTTCCTTCAGCAGGTGCCCAAGCGGCGGTTCGGCCAGCCCGAGGACATCGCCGACGCCGCCGTCTATCTCGCTAGCGACATGAGCGACTACGTCAACGGCGAGTCGCTTGTCGTCGACGGCGGACAGACGAACACCTGA